One genomic region from Eptesicus fuscus isolate TK198812 chromosome 4, DD_ASM_mEF_20220401, whole genome shotgun sequence encodes:
- the TMEM120A gene encoding ion channel TACAN isoform X1: protein MHPTPPGPLGDCLRDWEELQQDFQSIQETHRLYRLKLEELIKLQNSCTSSISRQKKKLQELALVLKKCKPSLPVAVQEASKELENQIKERQGLFFDMEAYLPKKNGLYLSLVLGNVNVTLLSKQAKFAYKDEYEKFKLYLTIILILISFTCRFLLNSRVTDAAFNFLLVWYYCTLTIRESILINNGSRIKGWWVFHHYVSTFLSGVMLTWPDGLMYQKFRNQFLSFSMYQSFVQFLQYYYQSGCLYRLRALGERHTMDLTVEGFQSWMWRGLTFLLPFLFFGHFWQLFNAVTLFSLARDPECKEWQVLMCGLPFLILFLGNFFTTLRVVHQKFHSQRHRSKTD, encoded by the exons ATGCATCCCACGCCCCCGGGCCCGCTGGGCGACTGCCTGCGGGACTGGGAGGAGCTGCAGCAGGACTTCCAGAGCATCCAG GAGACCCACCGGCTGTACCGTCTGAAGCTGGAAGAGCTGATCAAACTGCAGAACAGTTGTACCAGCTCCATCAGTCGGCAGAAGAAGAAGCTCCAGGAGCTGGCCCTCGTCCTAAAAAA ATGCAAACCCTCTCTCCCAGTGGCGGTCCAGGAGGCTTCGAAAGAGCTGGAGAACCAGATCAAGGAGCGCCAAGGCCTCTTCTTCGATATGGAAGCCTATTTGCCCAAGAAGAATGG GTTGTACCTGAGCCTGGTTCTGGGCAACGTCAACGTGACACTCCTGAGCAAGCAGGCTAA GTTTGCCTACAAAGATGAGTACGAGAAGTTCAAGCTCTACCTCAccatcatcctcatcctcatctccTTCACCTGTCGCTTCCTCCTCAACTCCAG GGTAACAGACGCCGCCTTCAACTTCCTGCTGGTCTGGTATTACTGCACACTGACCATCCGAGAGAGCATCCTTATCAACAATGGTTCAAG GATCAAAGGCTGGTGGGTTTTCCATCATTATGTGTCCACGTTCCTGTCGGGAGTCATGCTGACATG GCCCGACGGCCTCATGTATCAGAAGTTCCGGAACCAATTCCTGTCCTTCTCCATGTACCAGA gCTTCGTGCAGTTCCTGCAGTATTACTATCAGAGCGGCTGTCTGTACCGCCTTCGGGCCCTGGGTGAGAGGCACACCATGGATCTCACTGTGG AGGGCTTCCAGTCCTGGATGTGGCGGGGCCTCACCTTCCTGctgccctttcttttctttggacAT ttCTGGCAGCTTTTTAACGCGGTGACATTGTTCAGCTTGGCCCGGGATCCTGAGTGCAAGGAGTGGCAG GTGCTTATGTGCGGCctccccttcctcatcctcttccttgGCAATTTCTTCACCACCCTGCGGGTCGTGCACCAGAAATTCCACAGTCAGCGGCACAGGAGCAAGACAGATTGA
- the TMEM120A gene encoding ion channel TACAN isoform X2 codes for MHPTPPGPLGDCLRDWEELQQDFQSIQETHRLYRLKLEELIKLQNSCTSSISRQKKKLQELALVLKKCKPSLPVAVQEASKELENQIKERQGLFFDMEAYLPKKNGLYLSLVLGNVNVTLLSKQAKFAYKDEYEKFKLYLTIILILISFTCRFLLNSRVTDAAFNFLLVWYYCTLTIRESILINNGSRPDGLMYQKFRNQFLSFSMYQSFVQFLQYYYQSGCLYRLRALGERHTMDLTVEGFQSWMWRGLTFLLPFLFFGHFWQLFNAVTLFSLARDPECKEWQVLMCGLPFLILFLGNFFTTLRVVHQKFHSQRHRSKTD; via the exons ATGCATCCCACGCCCCCGGGCCCGCTGGGCGACTGCCTGCGGGACTGGGAGGAGCTGCAGCAGGACTTCCAGAGCATCCAG GAGACCCACCGGCTGTACCGTCTGAAGCTGGAAGAGCTGATCAAACTGCAGAACAGTTGTACCAGCTCCATCAGTCGGCAGAAGAAGAAGCTCCAGGAGCTGGCCCTCGTCCTAAAAAA ATGCAAACCCTCTCTCCCAGTGGCGGTCCAGGAGGCTTCGAAAGAGCTGGAGAACCAGATCAAGGAGCGCCAAGGCCTCTTCTTCGATATGGAAGCCTATTTGCCCAAGAAGAATGG GTTGTACCTGAGCCTGGTTCTGGGCAACGTCAACGTGACACTCCTGAGCAAGCAGGCTAA GTTTGCCTACAAAGATGAGTACGAGAAGTTCAAGCTCTACCTCAccatcatcctcatcctcatctccTTCACCTGTCGCTTCCTCCTCAACTCCAG GGTAACAGACGCCGCCTTCAACTTCCTGCTGGTCTGGTATTACTGCACACTGACCATCCGAGAGAGCATCCTTATCAACAATGGTTCAAG GCCCGACGGCCTCATGTATCAGAAGTTCCGGAACCAATTCCTGTCCTTCTCCATGTACCAGA gCTTCGTGCAGTTCCTGCAGTATTACTATCAGAGCGGCTGTCTGTACCGCCTTCGGGCCCTGGGTGAGAGGCACACCATGGATCTCACTGTGG AGGGCTTCCAGTCCTGGATGTGGCGGGGCCTCACCTTCCTGctgccctttcttttctttggacAT ttCTGGCAGCTTTTTAACGCGGTGACATTGTTCAGCTTGGCCCGGGATCCTGAGTGCAAGGAGTGGCAG GTGCTTATGTGCGGCctccccttcctcatcctcttccttgGCAATTTCTTCACCACCCTGCGGGTCGTGCACCAGAAATTCCACAGTCAGCGGCACAGGAGCAAGACAGATTGA
- the STYXL1 gene encoding serine/threonine/tyrosine-interacting-like protein 1 isoform X3, producing MYHFFRTQKIIWMPQELDEFQAYPVEIVPGRIYLGDFRQACDPKIQKDLKIKAHVNVSLETGPFFVGNADKLLHIQIEDSLEAIISPFLRHLCHFIDIHLELGSVILIFSTLGISRSCAAILAYLMHRNEQTLKKSWEYVKKCKNNVRPNRALVAQLSQWETIVLGGFVTDISVPLC from the exons gaatTGGATGAATTTCAGGCATATCCTGTTGAAATAGTGCCAGGAAGGATCTACCTGGGCGATTTCAGGCAAGCCTGCGATCCTAAAATTCAGAAGGATTTGAAAATCAAAGCACATGTCAATGTCTCCCTGGAGACAGGCCCATT TTTTGTAGGCAACGCTGACAAGCTTCTGCACATCCAGATAGAAGACTCCTTGGAAGCCATCATTTCCCCCTTTCTGCGCCACCTCTGTCACTTTATTG ATATCCACCTTGAACTTGGCTCTGTCATCCTGATATTCTCCACCCTGGGCATCAGTCGCAGCTGCGCGGCCATCTTGGCCTACCTCATGCACCGGAACGAGCAGACCTTGAAG AAGTCCTGGGAATACGTCAAGAAGTGCAAAAACAACGTGCGTCCAAACCGGGCCTTAGTGGCTCAGCTATCACAATGGGAGACGATTGTGCTCGGAGGCTTTGTCACAGATATCTCAGTTCCACTCTGCTGA